In Candidatus Eisenbacteria bacterium, a single genomic region encodes these proteins:
- a CDS encoding Fic family protein, producing MKSLGRDFLEQQAIPIEMGGMIQALGEFKGRQDLFHHQTPPVLESLRQVAIIESTESSNRIEGVTVAPERFKELMLRPRRPKDRSEAEILGYRNILSQIHTTPGRFAIDEMTIRKLHSEIYAQTDIPSGHWKKRDNTVEEKLPNGRWITRFVPVSARNTPSYMEELCKRFNRLWDEGRISPLLLIPAFILDFLCVHPFTDGNGRVSRLLTVLLLHQSGYGVGRYISLERLTEQSKETYYEALRMSSEGWHEDHHRLKPWWEYSLGVLIGAYREFEERVGTVTKARGAKTSFVEQAVDRLPSTFGIGDLERACPSVSRDMIRVVLNRLRKEGKLSCKSTGRKALWEKRGSNTPKRGNKRGND from the coding sequence ATGAAATCATTGGGCCGTGACTTTCTCGAACAGCAGGCGATTCCGATTGAGATGGGAGGGATGATTCAAGCCCTGGGTGAATTCAAAGGGCGCCAAGACCTCTTTCATCATCAGACCCCCCCGGTGCTCGAATCATTACGCCAGGTGGCGATTATCGAGAGCACGGAATCTTCCAACAGAATTGAGGGGGTGACAGTTGCTCCTGAACGCTTCAAAGAACTGATGCTACGCCCGAGAAGACCGAAAGACCGGTCCGAAGCCGAGATTCTTGGATACCGGAACATTCTTTCGCAGATCCACACGACCCCGGGCCGTTTTGCCATTGATGAAATGACCATCCGCAAGCTCCATAGCGAAATTTATGCTCAGACTGATATCCCTTCAGGCCATTGGAAGAAACGGGATAACACCGTTGAGGAAAAGCTTCCTAATGGCCGTTGGATAACTCGATTCGTTCCTGTTTCGGCGCGGAACACTCCTTCCTACATGGAGGAGCTGTGCAAACGATTCAACCGTCTTTGGGACGAAGGACGCATCAGCCCGCTCTTACTGATTCCCGCATTCATTCTCGACTTCCTCTGTGTCCATCCGTTCACCGATGGTAATGGCCGAGTGTCACGACTTCTGACCGTGCTTCTTTTGCATCAGTCCGGCTATGGCGTGGGTCGTTACATCAGTCTGGAGCGGTTGACCGAGCAGTCCAAAGAGACGTATTACGAGGCTCTCCGGATGTCTTCCGAAGGTTGGCATGAGGATCACCATCGTCTGAAACCATGGTGGGAGTATTCTCTGGGCGTACTGATCGGAGCTTATCGTGAGTTTGAAGAACGGGTGGGAACTGTCACAAAGGCCCGGGGAGCGAAAACCTCCTTTGTCGAGCAAGCGGTTGATAGGCTTCCCTCGACTTTTGGAATCGGTGACCTCGAGCGGGCCTGTCCCTCAGTAAGCCGGGACATGATTCGTGTGGTGCTAAACCGTCTTCGCAAAGAAGGAAAGCTTTCGTGCAAAAGCACTGGCAGAAAAGCCCTCTGGGAGAAACGTGGTAGTAACACCCCTAAACGTGGTAATAAACGTGGTAATGATTAG
- a CDS encoding FlgD immunoglobulin-like domain containing protein, which produces MLISGNSGNCKPYLNELSFLYTTLINKYGFTADNIYILQNWGFDWDFDGDWINDSDYAATRANIFAVFDTLDFNKDVDENDLVLVYVTDHGWNDGDGKGSYMNLINQERLYATEMDSLFTNLEDQDLVNYWPNILAVFSQCRSGGFLDSLSAYSKRAVCSAAKATEGSSWDGGDRGEEGRYKSNCYTAFSYYWIAAMNGAHPEGDTTRADTNDDGYVSFKEAFKYAEVNDEYADAGSETPQYVEYGKGYGSRITLDGDELPILWAGMCRADPGRAMSGGEGAWGDGGSGSGSGSGIKVNEAGGLSPGVDGKQGLYTTAELYARVHNSGTMHVNNILVRFYYGTPSTIASAADTSLHYVGSASWSYLAPGDTALVGPVLFMNPGMNCFGQPHWKIFATMEANGSPIESGWLTDDFHVGIENYHKAESMAGEPMELRFRVSNPETQAKRIVLSLARNTLPEGWQLECYPALGETLDVAGRAEMTAVVTVRPDGIHGPTGVVTIEEELLNPFAGCDSYCQNDSIPTRVYEGGFIMTTGGISFEVKAPYEPTEVTRDEPAAPSASERLTWKVSPAYPNPSGDGVSLDYSMPFKSPVTVTIFDVAGRLIRRSDLGTKGPGTYSFTWDGTDMAGRKLATGIYLLRFKTKETTADQRVVLVR; this is translated from the coding sequence GTGCTCATTTCCGGGAACAGCGGGAACTGCAAACCCTATCTGAATGAGCTCAGTTTTCTCTACACCACCCTCATCAACAAGTATGGTTTCACTGCGGACAACATCTACATTCTCCAGAATTGGGGCTTCGATTGGGATTTTGATGGAGACTGGATCAACGACAGCGACTACGCTGCAACCAGAGCCAACATTTTTGCCGTCTTTGATACGCTCGACTTCAACAAAGATGTAGATGAGAATGACCTGGTACTTGTTTACGTGACAGATCATGGATGGAACGATGGTGACGGCAAAGGGTCGTACATGAACCTGATCAACCAGGAAAGACTTTATGCCACAGAAATGGACAGCTTGTTCACAAACCTTGAGGACCAGGACCTGGTCAACTACTGGCCCAATATCCTTGCCGTTTTCTCGCAATGCAGGAGTGGCGGGTTTCTCGACAGTTTGTCCGCATATTCGAAGAGGGCTGTATGCAGCGCGGCTAAAGCTACCGAGGGTTCTTCATGGGACGGGGGCGATCGAGGTGAGGAGGGACGTTACAAGTCGAACTGCTACACCGCATTCTCATACTACTGGATTGCTGCCATGAATGGCGCGCATCCTGAAGGCGACACCACGAGAGCCGATACGAACGACGATGGCTATGTGAGTTTCAAGGAAGCATTCAAATACGCCGAGGTGAATGATGAGTATGCCGATGCCGGGTCTGAGACTCCACAGTACGTTGAATACGGCAAAGGATATGGTTCAAGGATAACTCTGGACGGTGATGAGCTGCCGATTCTGTGGGCCGGAATGTGCCGTGCCGATCCAGGTCGGGCTATGTCTGGCGGCGAGGGCGCGTGGGGAGATGGAGGTTCGGGTTCGGGTTCGGGAAGCGGCATCAAGGTCAACGAAGCTGGAGGGCTTTCTCCGGGTGTTGACGGAAAGCAAGGCCTTTACACCACCGCCGAACTCTATGCCAGGGTTCACAACTCCGGGACCATGCATGTGAACAACATCCTGGTGAGATTCTACTATGGGACGCCTTCCACAATTGCATCGGCTGCCGACACGAGTCTCCACTATGTCGGAAGTGCAAGCTGGAGCTACCTTGCACCGGGGGATACTGCCCTGGTGGGTCCTGTTCTCTTCATGAACCCCGGAATGAATTGTTTCGGGCAGCCTCACTGGAAGATATTCGCCACGATGGAGGCGAATGGCAGTCCGATAGAAAGCGGCTGGCTTACGGATGACTTCCACGTTGGCATCGAAAACTATCATAAAGCTGAATCCATGGCCGGTGAACCAATGGAGCTTCGTTTCAGGGTCTCTAATCCTGAAACGCAGGCGAAGAGGATAGTTCTGTCCTTGGCACGGAACACATTGCCAGAGGGATGGCAGCTAGAATGCTACCCGGCGCTTGGGGAAACTTTGGACGTGGCTGGCCGTGCCGAAATGACGGCTGTTGTGACCGTGAGACCCGACGGTATCCACGGACCGACGGGAGTTGTGACAATTGAGGAAGAGCTTCTCAATCCGTTCGCAGGGTGCGATTCCTATTGCCAGAACGATTCTATACCCACCCGCGTTTACGAAGGCGGATTCATCATGACAACGGGCGGGATTAGCTTTGAGGTGAAGGCTCCTTACGAGCCGACCGAAGTTACCCGCGATGAGCCCGCCGCGCCATCCGCGAGTGAAAGATTGACCTGGAAAGTGTCGCCTGCGTATCCCAATCCATCGGGAGACGGCGTATCGCTTGATTACTCGATGCCGTTTAAGTCACCGGTCACTGTCACCATATTCGATGTGGCGGGCAGACTGATCCGGAGGAGTGACCTTGGCACCAAGGGTCCCGGCACCTACTCCTTCACCTGGGATGGGACTGACATGGCCGGAAGAAAACTCGCAACCGGAATCTATCTATTGAGATTCAAAACAAAGGAGACAACCGCAGACCAAAGAGTCGTACTGGTGAGATAG
- a CDS encoding C13 family peptidase produces the protein MFTTLINKYGFTKKNIFVLSSSGTDWDLDGDGVDDIDYAATRANIFAVFDTLDYNKDVDENDLVLVYVTDHGHRDKDKNKSYMNLFNYLNTGEQFSDTEMDSVFTNLEDEDVVDYWPHLLGVFEQCDAGGFVDSIIPYCKRAVCSACKADETSMNYAGIRGRASDAAYRSTNYSSFAYWWIVAMNGAHPEGDAADADSNDDGYVSFKEAFEFAKANDEYAVSHTETPQYFDFEEGYGKTITLSGVQVSMGRAGLNRADPNRPLTGGGARLG, from the coding sequence TTGTTCACCACCCTCATCAACAAGTACGGCTTCACGAAAAAGAACATCTTTGTCCTCTCTTCCTCCGGCACCGACTGGGATCTGGATGGTGACGGCGTAGATGACATCGACTATGCGGCCACCAGAGCCAACATTTTTGCCGTCTTCGACACCCTTGATTACAACAAAGACGTTGATGAGAATGACCTTGTGCTGGTCTATGTGACCGACCACGGACACAGGGACAAGGACAAAAACAAGTCTTACATGAACCTTTTCAACTACCTTAACACCGGTGAGCAGTTTTCGGATACGGAAATGGACAGCGTCTTCACAAATCTGGAAGATGAGGACGTTGTCGATTACTGGCCCCATCTCCTGGGCGTTTTCGAACAATGCGACGCCGGGGGTTTTGTAGATTCAATCATACCGTATTGCAAAAGGGCTGTGTGCAGCGCCTGCAAAGCTGATGAAACTTCCATGAACTACGCCGGCATTCGAGGCCGCGCCTCAGATGCAGCATATCGTTCAACGAACTACAGTTCATTTGCCTATTGGTGGATTGTTGCAATGAACGGCGCGCACCCCGAAGGTGACGCGGCCGATGCTGACAGCAATGATGACGGCTACGTGAGCTTCAAGGAAGCATTTGAATTCGCTAAGGCAAATGATGAATACGCCGTGTCGCACACGGAAACGCCTCAGTATTTTGATTTTGAAGAGGGCTACGGGAAAACAATAACCTTGAGCGGCGTCCAGGTGTCCATGGGACGGGCTGGTTTGAATCGCGCGGACCCGAATCGGCCTTTGACAGGGGGGGGTGCGCGCTTGGGGTGA
- a CDS encoding MgtC/SapB family protein yields the protein MTILRPGNMVDKESREGTNAPGISRYYHLLLSVLFGGLIGSERQRHDKPAGFRTNTLICFGATLFTMFSIRIAGSSYDPGRIAAQIVTGVGFLGAGAIIHQRGMIKGLTTAATIWLVASIGVGVGIGEYMVAGVGTIIALGILRVFDKVEKRLEISSHTRTYRVVVQNRDALESVKNYFCDSGLRSSYAKILKSHDQVIYESKLRGRKELHDKLSSVLLESSLVDELTF from the coding sequence TTGACAATTCTTCGACCCGGAAATATGGTGGACAAGGAATCGCGAGAGGGAACTAATGCACCTGGGATTTCAAGATATTATCATCTTCTGCTTTCAGTGCTCTTTGGAGGCTTGATCGGGAGCGAGCGTCAGAGGCATGACAAGCCCGCCGGCTTTCGGACAAATACACTCATTTGCTTCGGCGCGACGCTCTTCACCATGTTTTCCATACGCATCGCCGGCTCATCCTACGATCCAGGAAGAATTGCCGCTCAGATTGTAACCGGCGTTGGATTCCTGGGTGCCGGCGCAATCATCCACCAGCGCGGGATGATAAAAGGACTTACTACTGCGGCGACAATCTGGCTTGTTGCCTCGATAGGAGTCGGGGTGGGGATCGGAGAATACATGGTCGCCGGAGTCGGTACAATCATAGCTCTGGGGATCCTCCGCGTTTTTGACAAGGTCGAGAAGAGGCTGGAGATCTCAAGCCACACCCGCACATACCGCGTGGTTGTGCAAAACCGGGACGCACTGGAGAGTGTCAAAAACTACTTCTGTGACTCGGGGCTCCGCTCGAGCTATGCAAAAATCCTGAAATCGCACGACCAAGTAATCTACGAGTCAAAGCTTCGGGGCAGAAAAGAACTGCACGACAAGCTCTCTTCAGTGCTTCTTGAAAGCAGCTTGGTTGACGAGTTGACCTTCTAG
- a CDS encoding efflux RND transporter periplasmic adaptor subunit yields the protein MVSTKKVMPAIVQFLQTQILHTLTMLSRKKVILAIVVPAVCVSLVAAVIYRGRSDGRAGQDSPTQAPASGSAGVNAAATHAGHEAEGNALDWCSEHRVPESQCTLCNPKLVEGFKARGDWCGGHSLPESQCRLCNPGLTFPQEIALEKEKTALGKVSVFFPKNKPECATDGAVIRLASVQTADRSGFTFEPAIETSTPASIEAPAEVVYDASKTVALTRPIPVSVTRWKVEPGAFVKPGQVIGEAISPGIAGLKAGYVECRIELTSAGKELSRKESLVPEGIVSKSDWVKVEAAVEAARTRLASARGLLISAGLSDEDVELAGNPDFVSSRMLLRAPCGGVLLERTAPLGQLIEPGTSLALISDQGSLWVEAQVGERDIARVRPGQKAEFASDGSLLGKTAGQVIWVSQFLNQTTRTATVRASVSTAGGRMRAGEYGRLSVNVEDKGLAVFVPKDAVQWEGCCNVVFVRETADVFRPRKVTIERGDSGHYRVTEGVQPGDMVVVNGSYLLKTELRKSSIGAGCCGLEAE from the coding sequence ATGGTTTCGACAAAGAAGGTTATGCCGGCAATTGTCCAATTCCTCCAGACTCAAATTCTCCATACGCTGACGATGCTTTCGAGAAAGAAGGTTATACTGGCAATTGTCGTGCCCGCTGTCTGCGTGAGTCTTGTGGCAGCAGTAATCTATCGCGGGCGGTCCGATGGACGCGCAGGACAGGACTCACCTACACAGGCGCCGGCGTCGGGTTCCGCCGGAGTCAATGCGGCTGCGACGCATGCCGGTCACGAAGCGGAAGGCAATGCGCTGGATTGGTGCTCCGAACACCGTGTGCCTGAATCACAGTGCACACTCTGCAACCCGAAGCTTGTTGAGGGATTCAAGGCGAGAGGAGACTGGTGCGGGGGGCACAGCCTTCCCGAATCGCAATGCAGACTCTGTAATCCTGGTTTGACCTTTCCCCAGGAAATCGCACTGGAGAAAGAAAAAACTGCCCTGGGCAAGGTGTCCGTGTTCTTCCCGAAGAACAAGCCAGAGTGCGCAACAGACGGCGCTGTCATCCGCCTTGCCTCTGTTCAAACCGCTGACAGAAGCGGATTTACTTTTGAACCTGCAATTGAAACTTCGACGCCTGCTTCAATAGAAGCCCCGGCTGAGGTGGTTTACGACGCTTCAAAAACGGTTGCCCTGACCAGGCCGATACCTGTCAGCGTTACCAGGTGGAAGGTTGAACCCGGCGCATTTGTGAAACCCGGTCAGGTCATCGGTGAAGCCATCTCACCCGGGATTGCGGGCCTGAAGGCCGGGTACGTCGAGTGCCGTATCGAGCTTACCTCTGCCGGGAAGGAGCTTTCGCGAAAAGAATCACTCGTTCCAGAGGGCATCGTGAGCAAGAGTGATTGGGTCAAAGTAGAGGCCGCAGTCGAGGCGGCCAGGACCAGGCTCGCAAGTGCACGAGGCCTGCTCATTTCTGCCGGACTTTCAGACGAGGACGTCGAATTGGCCGGCAACCCGGATTTCGTAAGCTCTCGAATGCTGCTTAGAGCTCCATGTGGCGGGGTACTTCTTGAACGCACGGCTCCTCTCGGCCAGCTTATTGAGCCGGGGACATCGCTGGCCCTGATATCCGACCAAGGTTCGCTGTGGGTCGAGGCGCAGGTCGGTGAGAGAGACATCGCGCGCGTCAGGCCTGGTCAGAAGGCAGAGTTCGCTTCCGACGGCAGCCTGCTGGGGAAGACGGCGGGGCAGGTGATATGGGTATCTCAATTCCTGAATCAAACAACGAGAACCGCTACCGTGAGAGCCAGCGTGTCCACAGCGGGCGGCCGCATGCGGGCCGGCGAATACGGCAGGTTGTCTGTGAACGTGGAAGACAAGGGTCTCGCTGTGTTCGTACCGAAAGATGCGGTGCAGTGGGAAGGCTGCTGCAACGTGGTCTTTGTCAGGGAAACAGCAGACGTTTTCCGTCCCAGGAAAGTGACAATCGAACGAGGCGACTCCGGTCATTACCGCGTCACTGAGGGCGTTCAGCCGGGCGACATGGTCGTCGTTA